In Antechinus flavipes isolate AdamAnt ecotype Samford, QLD, Australia chromosome 3, AdamAnt_v2, whole genome shotgun sequence, a genomic segment contains:
- the NCMAP gene encoding noncompact myelin-associated protein: MTTVAPLGGASFPGNETAMSTEDFLYKSSGAIVAAIVVGVIIIFTVVLILLKMYNRKMRMRRELEPKSPKPTAPASPTGQPSNNSVSQPTTVTFIPVDIHMENR, translated from the exons ATGACCACGGTGGCCCCTCTGGGAGGTGCCAGTTTTCCAGGGAATGAGACCGCGATGTCCACAGAAGACTTCCTTTATAAGA GTTCGGGAGCCATCGTAGCTGCCATTGTGGTTGGAGTCATTATCATCTTCACCGTGGTGCTCATCTTGCTAAAAATGTACAACAG aaaaatgagaatgagacGGGAATTGGAACCCAAGAGCCCCAAGCCCACCGCCCCAGCATCTCCCACGGGCCAGCCTAGCAACAACAGCGTCAGCCAGCCCACCACCGTCACGTTTATTCCAGTCGACATCCACATGGAGAATCGGTGA